One segment of Mesoplodon densirostris isolate mMesDen1 chromosome 6, mMesDen1 primary haplotype, whole genome shotgun sequence DNA contains the following:
- the PKN3 gene encoding serine/threonine-protein kinase N3 isoform X2 — translation MESREPGAGQWPPGDEKEAIRRAIQKELKIKEGVENLRRVATDRRHLGHVQQLLRSSNRRLEQLHGELRELHARILLPGPGPGPAEPAASGPWPLAEQPRARHLEALQRQLQVELKVKQGAENMTHTYASGTPKERKLLAAAQQMLQDSQLKVALLRMKISSLEASGSPEPGPELLVEELRHRLRIEAAVAEGAKNVVKLLGSRRTQDRKVLAEAQAQLQESSQKLDLLRLALEQLLEGLPPAHPLRGRVARELRTAVSGNPQPSGTLVKPTAMTGTLQVHLLGCEQLLTAVPGRSPVAALAGSPSQGWLWSRAKQQRGGGELASEVLAVLKVDNRTVGQTGWGPVAKQSWDQTFVVPLERARELEIGVHWRDWRQLCGVAFLRLEDFLDNACHQLSLSLVPQGLLFAQVTFCDPVIERRPRLQRQKRIFSKRRGQDFLRASQMNLSMAAWGRLVMSLLPPCSSPSTISPPKGCSQTPATPRGAADPASPSNFPPKKTPLREEIQSPPKPPRLYLPQEPTPEEMPSTKRPHMEPRTRLEPSLPASATRKPPRLQDFRCLAVLGRGHFGKVLLVQFKGTGQYYAIKALKKQEVLSRDEIESLYCEKRILEAVGRVGHPFLLSLLACFHTASHACFVTEFVPGGDLMMQIHEDVFPEPQARFYLACVVLGLQFLHEQKIIYRDLKLDNLLLDAQGFLKIADFGLCKEGIGFGDRTSTFCGTPEFLAPEVLTQEAYTRAVDWWGLGVLLYEMLVGECPFPGDTEEEVFDCIVNAEAPYPRFLSVQGLELIQKLLQKCPEKRLGAGERDAEEIKTQPFFRTTDWKALLARAIRPPFVPTLCGPTDLRYFEGEFTGLPPALTPPDARSPLTARQQAAFRDFDFVSQRFLEP, via the exons ATGGAGAGCCGAGAG CCCGGGGCGGGCCAGTGGCCCCCAGGGGATGAGAAAGAGGCGATCCGCCGGGCCATCCAGAAGGAGCTGAAAATcaaggagggtgtggagaacCTGCGGCGGGTAGCCACCGACCGCCGCCACCTGGGCCACGTGCAGCAGCTGCTGCGGTCCTCCAACCGCCGCCTGGAGCAGCTGCACGGGGAGCTGCGGGAGCTGCATGCCCGCATCCTGCTGCCCGGCCCCGGGCCTGGCCCGGCTG AACCTGCGGCCTCAGGACCTTGGCCGCTGGCAGAGCAGCCAAGGGCCCGACACCTGGAGGCTCTACAGAGGCAGCTGCAGGTAGAGCTGAAGGTCAAGCAGGGAGCCGAGAATATGACCCACACGTATGCCAGTGGCACCCCCAAG GAGAGGAAGCTTCTGGCAGCCGCCCAGCAGATGCTACAGGACAGCCAGCTGAAGGTGGCCCTGCTACGAATGAAGATCAGCAGCCTGGAGGCCAGCGGGTCCCCTGAGCCAG GACCGGAGCTGCTGGTGGAGGAGCTGCGGCACCGGCTACGCATCGAGGCTGCCGTGGCCGAGGGTGCCAAGAACGTGGTGAAGCTGCTTGGTAGCCGGCGAACGCAGGACCGCAAGGTGCTAGCCGAG GCTCAGGCCCAGCTCCAGGAGTCCTCCCAGAAACTGGACCTCCTGCGGCTGGCCTTGGAGCAGCTGCTGGAGGGACTGCCTCCTGCCCACCCTTTGCGTGGCAGAGTGGCCCGGGAGCTGCGGACAGCTGTGTCTGGGAACCCCCAGCCTTCGGGGACACTCGTGAAGCCCACCGCCATGACAG gGACGCTGCAGGTCCACCTCCTGGGCTGTGAGCAGCTGCTGACAGCTGTGCCTGGACGTTCCCCCGTGGCCGCACTGGCCGGgagcccctcccagggctggcttTGGAGCAGGGCCAAGCAGCAGCGTGGTGGAGGCGAGCTGGCCA GTGAGGTGTTGGCCGTGCTGAAGGTGGACAATCGCACTGTGGGCCAGACGGGCTGGGGGCCTGTGGCCAAGCAGTCCTGGGACCAGACCTTTGTCGTCCCCCTGGAGCGG GCCCGAGAGCTGGAGATTGGGGTGCACTGGCGAGACTGGCGGCAGCTGTGCGGCGTGGCCTTCCTGAGGCTGGAGGACTTCCTGGACAATGCCTGTCACCAGCTCTCCCTCAGCCTGGTGccgcaggggctgctctttgccCAG GTGACCTTCTGTGACCCTGTCATTGAGAGAAGGCCCCGTCTGCAGAGGCAGAAGCGCATTTTCTCAAAACGCAGAG GTCAGGACTTCCTGAGGGCTTCCCAGATGAACCTCAGCATGGCGGCCTGGGGGCGCCTGGTCATGAGCCTCCTGCCCCCCTGCAGCTCCCCAAGCACCATCAGCCCCCCGAAAGGGTGCTCCCAGACCCCAGCCACACCCCGGGGGGCCGCCGACCCTGCCTCGCCCAG TAACTTCCCACCCAAGAAGACCCCCTTGCGAGAAGAGATCCAATCCCCACCCAAGCCACCGCGCCTCTACCTGCCCCAGGAGCCGACCCCCGAGGAGATGCCG agcaCCAAACGCCCCCACATGGAGCCCAGGACTCGACTCGAGCCATCTCTGCCAGCCTCCGCCACCAG GAAACCCCCCCGGCTTCAGGACTTCCGCTGCTTGGCCGTGCTGGGCCGGGGCCACTTCGGGAAG GTCCTCCTGGTCCAGTTCAAGGGGACAGGTCAATACTATGCCATCAAAGCGCTGAAGAAGCAGGAGGTGCTGAGCCGGGACGAGATAGAGAG CCTGTACTGCGAGAAGCGAATCCTGGAGGCTGTGGGCCGTGTGGGGCACCCCTTCCTACTCTCCCTCCTTGCCTGCTTCCACACCGCCAGCCACGCCTGCTTCGTGACTGAGTTTGTGCCCGGTGGCGACCTCATGATGCAGATCCATGAGGACGTCTTCCCTGAGCCCCAGGCCCG GTTCTATCTGGCCTgtgtggtcctggggctgcagtTCTTACATGAGCAGAAGATCATTTACAG AGACCTGAAGTTGGATAATCTTCTGCTGGATGCCCAGGGTTTCCTGAAGATCGCAGACTTTGGGCTCTGTAAGGAAG GGATCGGCTTTGGGGACCGGACGAGCACCTTCTGTGGCACCCCAGAGTTCCTGGCCCCTGAGGTGCTGACCCAGGAGGCCTATACGCGGGCTGTGGACTGGTGGGGGCTGGGCGTGCTGCTCTACGAGATGCTGGTGGGCGAG TGCCCGTTTCCAGGGGACACCGAGGAGGAGGTGTTTGATTGCATCGTCAATGCAGAGGCCCCATACCCGCGCTTTCTGTCGGTGCAAGGGCTTGAGCTCATTCAGAAG ctcctccAGAAGTGCCCCGAGAAGcgcctgggggcaggggagcgGGATGCTGAGGAGATCAAGACACAGCCTTTCTTCAGG ACCACCGACTGGAAGGCCCTGCTCGCCCGAGCCATCCGGCCCCCATTTGTGCCCACCCTCTGCGGCCCCACAGACCTGCGCTACTTCGAGGGCGAGTTCACCGGGCTGCCGCCTGCCCTGACGCCACCTGATGCCCGCAGCCCCCTCACTGCCCGCCAACAGGCTGCCTTCCGGGACTTCGACTTTGTGTCCCAGCGATTCCTGGAGCCCTGA
- the PKN3 gene encoding serine/threonine-protein kinase N3 isoform X3, translating to MEEGAPQQPGAGQWPPGDEKEAIRRAIQKELKIKEGVENLRRVATDRRHLGHVQQLLRSSNRRLEQLHGELRELHARILLPGPGPGPAEPAASGPWPLAEQPRARHLEALQRQLQVELKVKQGAENMTHTYASGTPKERKLLAAAQQMLQDSQLKVALLRMKISSLEASGSPEPGPELLVEELRHRLRIEAAVAEGAKNVVKLLGSRRTQDRKAQAQLQESSQKLDLLRLALEQLLEGLPPAHPLRGRVARELRTAVSGNPQPSGTLVKPTAMTGTLQVHLLGCEQLLTAVPGRSPVAALAGSPSQGWLWSRAKQQRGGGELASEVLAVLKVDNRTVGQTGWGPVAKQSWDQTFVVPLERARELEIGVHWRDWRQLCGVAFLRLEDFLDNACHQLSLSLVPQGLLFAQVTFCDPVIERRPRLQRQKRIFSKRRGQDFLRASQMNLSMAAWGRLVMSLLPPCSSPSTISPPKGCSQTPATPRGAADPASPSNFPPKKTPLREEIQSPPKPPRLYLPQEPTPEEMPSTKRPHMEPRTRLEPSLPASATRKPPRLQDFRCLAVLGRGHFGKVLLVQFKGTGQYYAIKALKKQEVLSRDEIESLYCEKRILEAVGRVGHPFLLSLLACFHTASHACFVTEFVPGGDLMMQIHEDVFPEPQARFYLACVVLGLQFLHEQKIIYRDLKLDNLLLDAQGFLKIADFGLCKEGIGFGDRTSTFCGTPEFLAPEVLTQEAYTRAVDWWGLGVLLYEMLVGECPFPGDTEEEVFDCIVNAEAPYPRFLSVQGLELIQKLLQKCPEKRLGAGERDAEEIKTQPFFRTTDWKALLARAIRPPFVPTLCGPTDLRYFEGEFTGLPPALTPPDARSPLTARQQAAFRDFDFVSQRFLEP from the exons ATGGAAGAGGGGGCGCCGCAGCAG CCCGGGGCGGGCCAGTGGCCCCCAGGGGATGAGAAAGAGGCGATCCGCCGGGCCATCCAGAAGGAGCTGAAAATcaaggagggtgtggagaacCTGCGGCGGGTAGCCACCGACCGCCGCCACCTGGGCCACGTGCAGCAGCTGCTGCGGTCCTCCAACCGCCGCCTGGAGCAGCTGCACGGGGAGCTGCGGGAGCTGCATGCCCGCATCCTGCTGCCCGGCCCCGGGCCTGGCCCGGCTG AACCTGCGGCCTCAGGACCTTGGCCGCTGGCAGAGCAGCCAAGGGCCCGACACCTGGAGGCTCTACAGAGGCAGCTGCAGGTAGAGCTGAAGGTCAAGCAGGGAGCCGAGAATATGACCCACACGTATGCCAGTGGCACCCCCAAG GAGAGGAAGCTTCTGGCAGCCGCCCAGCAGATGCTACAGGACAGCCAGCTGAAGGTGGCCCTGCTACGAATGAAGATCAGCAGCCTGGAGGCCAGCGGGTCCCCTGAGCCAG GACCGGAGCTGCTGGTGGAGGAGCTGCGGCACCGGCTACGCATCGAGGCTGCCGTGGCCGAGGGTGCCAAGAACGTGGTGAAGCTGCTTGGTAGCCGGCGAACGCAGGACCGCAAG GCTCAGGCCCAGCTCCAGGAGTCCTCCCAGAAACTGGACCTCCTGCGGCTGGCCTTGGAGCAGCTGCTGGAGGGACTGCCTCCTGCCCACCCTTTGCGTGGCAGAGTGGCCCGGGAGCTGCGGACAGCTGTGTCTGGGAACCCCCAGCCTTCGGGGACACTCGTGAAGCCCACCGCCATGACAG gGACGCTGCAGGTCCACCTCCTGGGCTGTGAGCAGCTGCTGACAGCTGTGCCTGGACGTTCCCCCGTGGCCGCACTGGCCGGgagcccctcccagggctggcttTGGAGCAGGGCCAAGCAGCAGCGTGGTGGAGGCGAGCTGGCCA GTGAGGTGTTGGCCGTGCTGAAGGTGGACAATCGCACTGTGGGCCAGACGGGCTGGGGGCCTGTGGCCAAGCAGTCCTGGGACCAGACCTTTGTCGTCCCCCTGGAGCGG GCCCGAGAGCTGGAGATTGGGGTGCACTGGCGAGACTGGCGGCAGCTGTGCGGCGTGGCCTTCCTGAGGCTGGAGGACTTCCTGGACAATGCCTGTCACCAGCTCTCCCTCAGCCTGGTGccgcaggggctgctctttgccCAG GTGACCTTCTGTGACCCTGTCATTGAGAGAAGGCCCCGTCTGCAGAGGCAGAAGCGCATTTTCTCAAAACGCAGAG GTCAGGACTTCCTGAGGGCTTCCCAGATGAACCTCAGCATGGCGGCCTGGGGGCGCCTGGTCATGAGCCTCCTGCCCCCCTGCAGCTCCCCAAGCACCATCAGCCCCCCGAAAGGGTGCTCCCAGACCCCAGCCACACCCCGGGGGGCCGCCGACCCTGCCTCGCCCAG TAACTTCCCACCCAAGAAGACCCCCTTGCGAGAAGAGATCCAATCCCCACCCAAGCCACCGCGCCTCTACCTGCCCCAGGAGCCGACCCCCGAGGAGATGCCG agcaCCAAACGCCCCCACATGGAGCCCAGGACTCGACTCGAGCCATCTCTGCCAGCCTCCGCCACCAG GAAACCCCCCCGGCTTCAGGACTTCCGCTGCTTGGCCGTGCTGGGCCGGGGCCACTTCGGGAAG GTCCTCCTGGTCCAGTTCAAGGGGACAGGTCAATACTATGCCATCAAAGCGCTGAAGAAGCAGGAGGTGCTGAGCCGGGACGAGATAGAGAG CCTGTACTGCGAGAAGCGAATCCTGGAGGCTGTGGGCCGTGTGGGGCACCCCTTCCTACTCTCCCTCCTTGCCTGCTTCCACACCGCCAGCCACGCCTGCTTCGTGACTGAGTTTGTGCCCGGTGGCGACCTCATGATGCAGATCCATGAGGACGTCTTCCCTGAGCCCCAGGCCCG GTTCTATCTGGCCTgtgtggtcctggggctgcagtTCTTACATGAGCAGAAGATCATTTACAG AGACCTGAAGTTGGATAATCTTCTGCTGGATGCCCAGGGTTTCCTGAAGATCGCAGACTTTGGGCTCTGTAAGGAAG GGATCGGCTTTGGGGACCGGACGAGCACCTTCTGTGGCACCCCAGAGTTCCTGGCCCCTGAGGTGCTGACCCAGGAGGCCTATACGCGGGCTGTGGACTGGTGGGGGCTGGGCGTGCTGCTCTACGAGATGCTGGTGGGCGAG TGCCCGTTTCCAGGGGACACCGAGGAGGAGGTGTTTGATTGCATCGTCAATGCAGAGGCCCCATACCCGCGCTTTCTGTCGGTGCAAGGGCTTGAGCTCATTCAGAAG ctcctccAGAAGTGCCCCGAGAAGcgcctgggggcaggggagcgGGATGCTGAGGAGATCAAGACACAGCCTTTCTTCAGG ACCACCGACTGGAAGGCCCTGCTCGCCCGAGCCATCCGGCCCCCATTTGTGCCCACCCTCTGCGGCCCCACAGACCTGCGCTACTTCGAGGGCGAGTTCACCGGGCTGCCGCCTGCCCTGACGCCACCTGATGCCCGCAGCCCCCTCACTGCCCGCCAACAGGCTGCCTTCCGGGACTTCGACTTTGTGTCCCAGCGATTCCTGGAGCCCTGA
- the PKN3 gene encoding serine/threonine-protein kinase N3 isoform X1, which translates to MEEGAPQQPGAGQWPPGDEKEAIRRAIQKELKIKEGVENLRRVATDRRHLGHVQQLLRSSNRRLEQLHGELRELHARILLPGPGPGPAEPAASGPWPLAEQPRARHLEALQRQLQVELKVKQGAENMTHTYASGTPKERKLLAAAQQMLQDSQLKVALLRMKISSLEASGSPEPGPELLVEELRHRLRIEAAVAEGAKNVVKLLGSRRTQDRKVLAEAQAQLQESSQKLDLLRLALEQLLEGLPPAHPLRGRVARELRTAVSGNPQPSGTLVKPTAMTGTLQVHLLGCEQLLTAVPGRSPVAALAGSPSQGWLWSRAKQQRGGGELASEVLAVLKVDNRTVGQTGWGPVAKQSWDQTFVVPLERARELEIGVHWRDWRQLCGVAFLRLEDFLDNACHQLSLSLVPQGLLFAQVTFCDPVIERRPRLQRQKRIFSKRRGQDFLRASQMNLSMAAWGRLVMSLLPPCSSPSTISPPKGCSQTPATPRGAADPASPSNFPPKKTPLREEIQSPPKPPRLYLPQEPTPEEMPSTKRPHMEPRTRLEPSLPASATRKPPRLQDFRCLAVLGRGHFGKVLLVQFKGTGQYYAIKALKKQEVLSRDEIESLYCEKRILEAVGRVGHPFLLSLLACFHTASHACFVTEFVPGGDLMMQIHEDVFPEPQARFYLACVVLGLQFLHEQKIIYRDLKLDNLLLDAQGFLKIADFGLCKEGIGFGDRTSTFCGTPEFLAPEVLTQEAYTRAVDWWGLGVLLYEMLVGECPFPGDTEEEVFDCIVNAEAPYPRFLSVQGLELIQKLLQKCPEKRLGAGERDAEEIKTQPFFRTTDWKALLARAIRPPFVPTLCGPTDLRYFEGEFTGLPPALTPPDARSPLTARQQAAFRDFDFVSQRFLEP; encoded by the exons ATGGAAGAGGGGGCGCCGCAGCAG CCCGGGGCGGGCCAGTGGCCCCCAGGGGATGAGAAAGAGGCGATCCGCCGGGCCATCCAGAAGGAGCTGAAAATcaaggagggtgtggagaacCTGCGGCGGGTAGCCACCGACCGCCGCCACCTGGGCCACGTGCAGCAGCTGCTGCGGTCCTCCAACCGCCGCCTGGAGCAGCTGCACGGGGAGCTGCGGGAGCTGCATGCCCGCATCCTGCTGCCCGGCCCCGGGCCTGGCCCGGCTG AACCTGCGGCCTCAGGACCTTGGCCGCTGGCAGAGCAGCCAAGGGCCCGACACCTGGAGGCTCTACAGAGGCAGCTGCAGGTAGAGCTGAAGGTCAAGCAGGGAGCCGAGAATATGACCCACACGTATGCCAGTGGCACCCCCAAG GAGAGGAAGCTTCTGGCAGCCGCCCAGCAGATGCTACAGGACAGCCAGCTGAAGGTGGCCCTGCTACGAATGAAGATCAGCAGCCTGGAGGCCAGCGGGTCCCCTGAGCCAG GACCGGAGCTGCTGGTGGAGGAGCTGCGGCACCGGCTACGCATCGAGGCTGCCGTGGCCGAGGGTGCCAAGAACGTGGTGAAGCTGCTTGGTAGCCGGCGAACGCAGGACCGCAAGGTGCTAGCCGAG GCTCAGGCCCAGCTCCAGGAGTCCTCCCAGAAACTGGACCTCCTGCGGCTGGCCTTGGAGCAGCTGCTGGAGGGACTGCCTCCTGCCCACCCTTTGCGTGGCAGAGTGGCCCGGGAGCTGCGGACAGCTGTGTCTGGGAACCCCCAGCCTTCGGGGACACTCGTGAAGCCCACCGCCATGACAG gGACGCTGCAGGTCCACCTCCTGGGCTGTGAGCAGCTGCTGACAGCTGTGCCTGGACGTTCCCCCGTGGCCGCACTGGCCGGgagcccctcccagggctggcttTGGAGCAGGGCCAAGCAGCAGCGTGGTGGAGGCGAGCTGGCCA GTGAGGTGTTGGCCGTGCTGAAGGTGGACAATCGCACTGTGGGCCAGACGGGCTGGGGGCCTGTGGCCAAGCAGTCCTGGGACCAGACCTTTGTCGTCCCCCTGGAGCGG GCCCGAGAGCTGGAGATTGGGGTGCACTGGCGAGACTGGCGGCAGCTGTGCGGCGTGGCCTTCCTGAGGCTGGAGGACTTCCTGGACAATGCCTGTCACCAGCTCTCCCTCAGCCTGGTGccgcaggggctgctctttgccCAG GTGACCTTCTGTGACCCTGTCATTGAGAGAAGGCCCCGTCTGCAGAGGCAGAAGCGCATTTTCTCAAAACGCAGAG GTCAGGACTTCCTGAGGGCTTCCCAGATGAACCTCAGCATGGCGGCCTGGGGGCGCCTGGTCATGAGCCTCCTGCCCCCCTGCAGCTCCCCAAGCACCATCAGCCCCCCGAAAGGGTGCTCCCAGACCCCAGCCACACCCCGGGGGGCCGCCGACCCTGCCTCGCCCAG TAACTTCCCACCCAAGAAGACCCCCTTGCGAGAAGAGATCCAATCCCCACCCAAGCCACCGCGCCTCTACCTGCCCCAGGAGCCGACCCCCGAGGAGATGCCG agcaCCAAACGCCCCCACATGGAGCCCAGGACTCGACTCGAGCCATCTCTGCCAGCCTCCGCCACCAG GAAACCCCCCCGGCTTCAGGACTTCCGCTGCTTGGCCGTGCTGGGCCGGGGCCACTTCGGGAAG GTCCTCCTGGTCCAGTTCAAGGGGACAGGTCAATACTATGCCATCAAAGCGCTGAAGAAGCAGGAGGTGCTGAGCCGGGACGAGATAGAGAG CCTGTACTGCGAGAAGCGAATCCTGGAGGCTGTGGGCCGTGTGGGGCACCCCTTCCTACTCTCCCTCCTTGCCTGCTTCCACACCGCCAGCCACGCCTGCTTCGTGACTGAGTTTGTGCCCGGTGGCGACCTCATGATGCAGATCCATGAGGACGTCTTCCCTGAGCCCCAGGCCCG GTTCTATCTGGCCTgtgtggtcctggggctgcagtTCTTACATGAGCAGAAGATCATTTACAG AGACCTGAAGTTGGATAATCTTCTGCTGGATGCCCAGGGTTTCCTGAAGATCGCAGACTTTGGGCTCTGTAAGGAAG GGATCGGCTTTGGGGACCGGACGAGCACCTTCTGTGGCACCCCAGAGTTCCTGGCCCCTGAGGTGCTGACCCAGGAGGCCTATACGCGGGCTGTGGACTGGTGGGGGCTGGGCGTGCTGCTCTACGAGATGCTGGTGGGCGAG TGCCCGTTTCCAGGGGACACCGAGGAGGAGGTGTTTGATTGCATCGTCAATGCAGAGGCCCCATACCCGCGCTTTCTGTCGGTGCAAGGGCTTGAGCTCATTCAGAAG ctcctccAGAAGTGCCCCGAGAAGcgcctgggggcaggggagcgGGATGCTGAGGAGATCAAGACACAGCCTTTCTTCAGG ACCACCGACTGGAAGGCCCTGCTCGCCCGAGCCATCCGGCCCCCATTTGTGCCCACCCTCTGCGGCCCCACAGACCTGCGCTACTTCGAGGGCGAGTTCACCGGGCTGCCGCCTGCCCTGACGCCACCTGATGCCCGCAGCCCCCTCACTGCCCGCCAACAGGCTGCCTTCCGGGACTTCGACTTTGTGTCCCAGCGATTCCTGGAGCCCTGA
- the PKN3 gene encoding serine/threonine-protein kinase N3 isoform X4, translating to MEEGAPQQPGAGQWPPGDEKEAIRRAIQKELKIKEGVENLRRVATDRRHLGHVQQLLRSSNRRLEQLHGELRELHARILLPGPGPGPAEPAASGPWPLAEQPRARHLEALQRQLQVELKVKQGAENMTHTYASGTPKERKLLAAAQQMLQDSQLKVALLRMKISSLEASGSPEPGPELLVEELRHRLRIEAAVAEGAKNVVKLLGSRRTQDRKVLAEAQAQLQESSQKLDLLRLALEQLLEGLPPAHPLRGRVARELRTAVSGNPQPSGTLVKPTAMTGTLQVHLLGCEQLLTAVPGRSPVAALAGSPSQGWLWSRAKQQRGGGELASEVLAVLKVDNRTVGQTGWGPVAKQSWDQTFVVPLERARELEIGVHWRDWRQLCGVAFLRLEDFLDNACHQLSLSLVPQGLLFAQVTFCDPVIERRPRLQRQKRIFSKRRGQDFLRASQMNLSMAAWGRLVMSLLPPCSSPSTISPPKGCSQTPATPRGAADPASPSNFPPKKTPLREEIQSPPKPPRLYLPQEPTPEEMPSTKRPHMEPRTRLEPSLPASATRKPPRLQDFRCLAVLGRGHFGKVLLVQFKGTGQYYAIKALKKQEVLSRDEIESLYCEKRILEAVGRVGHPFLLSLLACFHTASHACFVTEFVPGGDLMMQIHEDVFPEPQARFYLACVVLGLQFLHEQKIIYRDLKLDNLLLDAQGFLKIADFGLCKEGIGFGDRTSTFCGTPEFLAPEVLTQEAYTRAVDWWGLGVLLYEMLVGECPFPGDTEEEVFDCIVNAEAPYPRFLSVQGLELIQKLLQKCPEKRLGADHRLEGPARPSHPAPICAHPLRPHRPALLRGRVHRAAACPDAT from the exons ATGGAAGAGGGGGCGCCGCAGCAG CCCGGGGCGGGCCAGTGGCCCCCAGGGGATGAGAAAGAGGCGATCCGCCGGGCCATCCAGAAGGAGCTGAAAATcaaggagggtgtggagaacCTGCGGCGGGTAGCCACCGACCGCCGCCACCTGGGCCACGTGCAGCAGCTGCTGCGGTCCTCCAACCGCCGCCTGGAGCAGCTGCACGGGGAGCTGCGGGAGCTGCATGCCCGCATCCTGCTGCCCGGCCCCGGGCCTGGCCCGGCTG AACCTGCGGCCTCAGGACCTTGGCCGCTGGCAGAGCAGCCAAGGGCCCGACACCTGGAGGCTCTACAGAGGCAGCTGCAGGTAGAGCTGAAGGTCAAGCAGGGAGCCGAGAATATGACCCACACGTATGCCAGTGGCACCCCCAAG GAGAGGAAGCTTCTGGCAGCCGCCCAGCAGATGCTACAGGACAGCCAGCTGAAGGTGGCCCTGCTACGAATGAAGATCAGCAGCCTGGAGGCCAGCGGGTCCCCTGAGCCAG GACCGGAGCTGCTGGTGGAGGAGCTGCGGCACCGGCTACGCATCGAGGCTGCCGTGGCCGAGGGTGCCAAGAACGTGGTGAAGCTGCTTGGTAGCCGGCGAACGCAGGACCGCAAGGTGCTAGCCGAG GCTCAGGCCCAGCTCCAGGAGTCCTCCCAGAAACTGGACCTCCTGCGGCTGGCCTTGGAGCAGCTGCTGGAGGGACTGCCTCCTGCCCACCCTTTGCGTGGCAGAGTGGCCCGGGAGCTGCGGACAGCTGTGTCTGGGAACCCCCAGCCTTCGGGGACACTCGTGAAGCCCACCGCCATGACAG gGACGCTGCAGGTCCACCTCCTGGGCTGTGAGCAGCTGCTGACAGCTGTGCCTGGACGTTCCCCCGTGGCCGCACTGGCCGGgagcccctcccagggctggcttTGGAGCAGGGCCAAGCAGCAGCGTGGTGGAGGCGAGCTGGCCA GTGAGGTGTTGGCCGTGCTGAAGGTGGACAATCGCACTGTGGGCCAGACGGGCTGGGGGCCTGTGGCCAAGCAGTCCTGGGACCAGACCTTTGTCGTCCCCCTGGAGCGG GCCCGAGAGCTGGAGATTGGGGTGCACTGGCGAGACTGGCGGCAGCTGTGCGGCGTGGCCTTCCTGAGGCTGGAGGACTTCCTGGACAATGCCTGTCACCAGCTCTCCCTCAGCCTGGTGccgcaggggctgctctttgccCAG GTGACCTTCTGTGACCCTGTCATTGAGAGAAGGCCCCGTCTGCAGAGGCAGAAGCGCATTTTCTCAAAACGCAGAG GTCAGGACTTCCTGAGGGCTTCCCAGATGAACCTCAGCATGGCGGCCTGGGGGCGCCTGGTCATGAGCCTCCTGCCCCCCTGCAGCTCCCCAAGCACCATCAGCCCCCCGAAAGGGTGCTCCCAGACCCCAGCCACACCCCGGGGGGCCGCCGACCCTGCCTCGCCCAG TAACTTCCCACCCAAGAAGACCCCCTTGCGAGAAGAGATCCAATCCCCACCCAAGCCACCGCGCCTCTACCTGCCCCAGGAGCCGACCCCCGAGGAGATGCCG agcaCCAAACGCCCCCACATGGAGCCCAGGACTCGACTCGAGCCATCTCTGCCAGCCTCCGCCACCAG GAAACCCCCCCGGCTTCAGGACTTCCGCTGCTTGGCCGTGCTGGGCCGGGGCCACTTCGGGAAG GTCCTCCTGGTCCAGTTCAAGGGGACAGGTCAATACTATGCCATCAAAGCGCTGAAGAAGCAGGAGGTGCTGAGCCGGGACGAGATAGAGAG CCTGTACTGCGAGAAGCGAATCCTGGAGGCTGTGGGCCGTGTGGGGCACCCCTTCCTACTCTCCCTCCTTGCCTGCTTCCACACCGCCAGCCACGCCTGCTTCGTGACTGAGTTTGTGCCCGGTGGCGACCTCATGATGCAGATCCATGAGGACGTCTTCCCTGAGCCCCAGGCCCG GTTCTATCTGGCCTgtgtggtcctggggctgcagtTCTTACATGAGCAGAAGATCATTTACAG AGACCTGAAGTTGGATAATCTTCTGCTGGATGCCCAGGGTTTCCTGAAGATCGCAGACTTTGGGCTCTGTAAGGAAG GGATCGGCTTTGGGGACCGGACGAGCACCTTCTGTGGCACCCCAGAGTTCCTGGCCCCTGAGGTGCTGACCCAGGAGGCCTATACGCGGGCTGTGGACTGGTGGGGGCTGGGCGTGCTGCTCTACGAGATGCTGGTGGGCGAG TGCCCGTTTCCAGGGGACACCGAGGAGGAGGTGTTTGATTGCATCGTCAATGCAGAGGCCCCATACCCGCGCTTTCTGTCGGTGCAAGGGCTTGAGCTCATTCAGAAG ctcctccAGAAGTGCCCCGAGAAGcgcctggggg CAGACCACCGACTGGAAGGCCCTGCTCGCCCGAGCCATCCGGCCCCCATTTGTGCCCACCCTCTGCGGCCCCACAGACCTGCGCTACTTCGAGGGCGAGTTCACCGGGCTGCCGCCTGCCCTGACGCCACCTGA